Proteins encoded together in one uncultured Desulfobacter sp. window:
- a CDS encoding universal stress protein: MREIKRIVTPIDFSDNTETIVSAAACIAGKFSAYLDFIFVVQKFEDYTAFFTPPANLPAMRDDLLNAAKERMNAFIEDNKDELYALGVSTVNGQVISGDIAEAIVNYADWANAQLIIMGTHGYKGFNRIVFGSVAERVVKTACCPVMTVNPYREECKKNQK, translated from the coding sequence ATGAGAGAGATCAAACGTATTGTAACCCCGATAGATTTTTCCGATAATACAGAAACGATTGTCAGTGCTGCTGCGTGTATTGCCGGTAAGTTTTCAGCATATCTTGATTTTATTTTTGTTGTTCAAAAATTTGAGGATTATACAGCGTTTTTTACACCGCCGGCCAATCTGCCTGCAATGAGAGACGATTTGCTTAATGCTGCTAAAGAAAGGATGAACGCCTTTATAGAAGATAATAAGGACGAGCTCTATGCTTTAGGCGTTTCTACTGTTAACGGTCAAGTGATTTCCGGTGATATTGCAGAAGCAATTGTCAATTATGCTGACTGGGCGAACGCGCAGCTCATTATTATGGGTACTCATGGATATAAAGGTTTTAATCGAATCGTATTTGGCAGTGTTGCAGAAAGAGTTGTGAAAACGGCATGTTGTCCTGTTATGACTGTTAACCCGTATCGCGAGGAATGTAAAAAAAATCAGAAATAG
- a CDS encoding IS91 family transposase yields MRLSHIIEEYYDAFLTRYGDTALPEQIKALNAIVSCRTPDAGQIYTVCPDCNHTQLHPLSCGNRNCPHCQNHETSQWIDRQQNKQLPVQYFMVTFTLPCQFREVAYRNQRTVYSLMFSCVSSTLKEFGLNPRHLGAQIGMTMVLHTHSRRLDFHPHIHVVVPGGGVDPSRRQWKKKKGKYLFNRKALAKVFRARFLNGLNKENLPIPKGARSKWIVDCARVGTGMSALKYLSRYLYRGVISERNIIANQDGRVTFMYIDGKTKEMCRRTLKGEEFLHLILLHVLPRGFRRARDYGFLHGNAKKLLFLVQMILHVRIMAIVLRPRPVFKCPHCGKPMKILGIKPVGTG; encoded by the coding sequence ATGCGACTTTCTCATATCATTGAAGAATATTATGATGCATTTCTGACTCGTTACGGGGATACGGCATTGCCGGAACAGATCAAAGCCTTAAACGCCATAGTTAGTTGCCGTACACCAGACGCCGGGCAGATTTATACGGTCTGTCCAGACTGCAATCATACACAACTGCATCCACTGTCCTGTGGAAACCGCAATTGTCCCCATTGTCAAAACCATGAGACAAGCCAATGGATTGACCGGCAGCAAAATAAACAGCTTCCCGTCCAGTATTTCATGGTAACTTTTACCTTGCCCTGTCAGTTCAGGGAAGTTGCATACCGGAATCAACGGACAGTTTATTCTCTGATGTTTTCATGTGTATCCAGCACGTTGAAAGAATTTGGGCTAAATCCCCGGCACCTTGGGGCCCAAATCGGTATGACCATGGTTCTTCACACTCATAGCAGAAGATTGGATTTTCACCCGCATATTCATGTAGTTGTTCCAGGTGGCGGTGTTGACCCATCCAGGCGGCAATGGAAAAAGAAAAAAGGCAAGTATTTGTTTAATCGAAAAGCCCTGGCCAAAGTTTTTCGGGCACGTTTCCTGAACGGATTGAACAAAGAGAATTTGCCAATTCCCAAAGGTGCTCGTTCCAAATGGATTGTCGATTGTGCCAGGGTCGGAACCGGCATGTCTGCCCTGAAGTACCTGTCCAGATATTTATACCGGGGAGTGATCAGCGAACGTAATATCATTGCCAATCAGGATGGCCGGGTTACCTTCATGTATATTGACGGTAAAACCAAAGAGATGTGCAGGCGAACCCTTAAAGGAGAGGAGTTTCTGCACCTGATCCTGCTTCATGTGTTGCCCAGGGGATTTCGTAGGGCAAGAGATTACGGCTTTCTTCACGGGAATGCCAAGAAATTGCTCTTCCTAGTACAGATGATTCTCCACGTTCGGATTATGGCAATAGTGCTTCGGCCAAGGCCTGTTTTTAAATGCCCCCATTGCGGGAAGCCTATGAAAATCCTCGGAATAAAGCCTGTCGGTACAGGATAG
- a CDS encoding DUF294 nucleotidyltransferase-like domain-containing protein — MKLEDHIKHTEELFGIPGKDIHQWLDGFFDTTSFERLLAGQGPANYDPYSHRKFRHCIEGLEEAYEKFEGKYSREEIKNVFETHVKDDYRGYLPKRDDFENGTFTEKYHDAAESEDKKILSFEELSDYFQGKSYRYQKEKSEKFFDSFGSRIVLPTILAIVLFISYIFFYVVPLFEDNMLNQKKLMVKELTATAASVITHYQELEEKGMLTSQEAKQRTIDEIKTMRYGSQDKNYFFIIDMTPKMILHPYRPELTGQDLSNYTDEENKSGKKLFVEFVRIVKSNGDGYLRYHWQWKDNPDKTAEKLSYVKGIPQRDWIVGTGIYIHDIAEEKEALQLHIFQIVGITVDGLFMLLAYFLLQSKRIENDRKRAEAGLKEVKDRYRALVESSNEGYLLTMDGRIVYSNFKLQQILGFTNTELHQTDIWDIIFPDVENNRRLRKHLSSVFKNDTDSGEFEAVAADSVGNYIDVIVTTSRIFLSEKHGHVISLRPIVRKSYIGVESTTSVPTDYKPIHASLIKEIKESNRIGHVVQNMNKLPGIIREMVETGARPKALCMVIGTTYDEVIVRCIELSIDEIGPPPVAFAFLSLGSNARHEMTMFSDQDNAIIFEDTTQTASDIIRAYFLKLGDKVCTKLNASGYHFCPAGIMALHPKWCLSQKEWHKKLTNIITDPTPDGFLEFNVFFDLKCTYGNIDLANSIHSQIQVLMKQNPLFISYYAKNTLIQKMPVNVFGQLKTERQDGEKTLNLKEALRPIEIFSRIYALKHAIVTPNTINRLNDIRDKAEISEAFHKETVYIFNHIWRLRFFNQIFKHTDLHKVDDELNIEELNNIEAEHLKEVVSRISKLKRKISRDFIESVPTEKI, encoded by the coding sequence ATGAAACTTGAAGACCATATAAAGCATACCGAAGAACTTTTTGGTATACCAGGCAAAGATATCCACCAATGGCTTGATGGCTTTTTTGATACCACCTCATTTGAAAGGCTGCTTGCAGGACAAGGCCCTGCTAACTATGACCCCTATTCCCATAGAAAATTTCGTCATTGCATTGAAGGTTTGGAAGAGGCGTATGAGAAATTTGAGGGTAAATATTCCCGTGAAGAGATCAAAAATGTATTTGAGACACACGTAAAAGATGACTACCGAGGTTATCTTCCCAAAAGAGATGACTTTGAAAACGGGACATTCACAGAGAAATACCACGACGCCGCAGAATCTGAAGATAAAAAAATATTGAGTTTTGAAGAACTCTCTGATTATTTCCAAGGCAAATCTTACAGGTATCAAAAGGAGAAAAGCGAAAAGTTTTTTGACAGCTTTGGTAGTCGCATTGTGTTGCCCACCATATTGGCGATTGTCCTCTTTATCAGTTATATATTTTTTTACGTGGTTCCTCTGTTTGAAGACAACATGCTGAACCAAAAAAAACTGATGGTAAAAGAGCTGACAGCAACAGCAGCAAGCGTCATTACCCACTATCAGGAATTAGAAGAAAAAGGCATGCTTACCTCCCAGGAGGCCAAACAGCGGACCATAGATGAAATAAAAACCATGCGCTATGGCAGCCAGGATAAAAATTATTTTTTCATCATCGACATGACCCCCAAAATGATTCTGCACCCCTACCGCCCGGAGTTGACCGGCCAGGATCTGAGCAACTATACAGATGAAGAAAATAAAAGTGGTAAAAAACTGTTCGTTGAATTTGTTCGCATAGTAAAATCAAATGGAGATGGATATTTAAGATATCATTGGCAATGGAAGGACAACCCGGACAAAACGGCTGAAAAGCTGTCATATGTAAAAGGGATTCCCCAAAGAGACTGGATTGTTGGTACAGGTATATATATCCATGATATTGCCGAAGAAAAAGAGGCTTTACAGCTGCATATTTTCCAGATCGTCGGCATTACTGTTGATGGGTTATTTATGCTGCTGGCCTATTTCCTTTTGCAAAGTAAACGCATCGAAAACGACCGCAAAAGAGCAGAAGCAGGCTTAAAAGAAGTTAAAGACCGCTATCGGGCACTGGTCGAATCTTCCAATGAGGGTTACCTTTTAACCATGGACGGCAGAATTGTATACTCCAATTTCAAGTTGCAACAAATATTAGGTTTTACAAACACAGAGCTACATCAAACAGATATCTGGGATATTATCTTTCCTGATGTAGAAAACAACAGGCGGTTGAGAAAACATTTGAGCAGTGTATTCAAAAACGACACTGATTCCGGAGAGTTTGAAGCTGTCGCTGCTGATTCCGTTGGAAATTATATTGACGTTATTGTAACGACATCCCGCATATTTTTATCTGAAAAACACGGACATGTTATTTCTTTACGTCCCATTGTTCGTAAAAGCTATATAGGGGTTGAAAGTACCACGAGTGTTCCCACCGATTACAAACCCATCCACGCCTCGCTTATCAAAGAAATCAAGGAGAGCAATAGAATCGGCCATGTTGTCCAAAACATGAACAAACTCCCTGGAATTATCAGAGAAATGGTCGAAACCGGCGCCAGACCCAAAGCGTTGTGCATGGTGATCGGCACAACGTATGATGAGGTTATCGTTCGCTGTATCGAACTGTCAATAGATGAAATCGGTCCACCACCGGTTGCTTTTGCATTTCTTTCCCTTGGCAGCAATGCAAGGCATGAGATGACCATGTTCTCAGATCAGGATAACGCAATAATCTTTGAAGATACCACCCAGACAGCTTCGGACATAATAAGGGCATATTTCCTCAAACTTGGAGACAAGGTTTGCACCAAGCTCAATGCTTCGGGCTATCACTTCTGTCCGGCGGGCATTATGGCATTACACCCCAAATGGTGCCTATCTCAAAAGGAATGGCACAAAAAATTGACTAATATAATAACAGATCCGACACCTGACGGATTCCTTGAGTTCAACGTATTCTTTGATCTGAAATGTACTTATGGCAATATTGATTTGGCAAATTCAATCCATTCACAAATTCAAGTGTTAATGAAGCAGAATCCTCTATTTATAAGTTACTACGCGAAAAATACGTTAATACAGAAAATGCCCGTTAATGTGTTTGGACAGTTAAAAACTGAACGTCAGGATGGCGAAAAAACCTTGAATCTTAAAGAGGCACTGCGTCCGATTGAGATTTTCTCAAGAATTTATGCCTTAAAACATGCAATAGTTACCCCAAATACGATTAACAGGCTCAATGATATTAGAGACAAAGCAGAAATATCTGAAGCATTCCATAAAGAAACCGTCTATATATTTAACCATATATGGCGACTGAGGTTTTTTAATCAAATATTCAAACATACGGATCTGCACAAAGTGGATGATGAGTTAAACATTGAAGAACTCAACAATATTGAGGCTGAACATTTAAAGGAAGTTGTTTCCAGAATTTCCAAACTTAAAAGAAAAATCAGTCGTGATTTTATTGAAAGTGTTCCCACAGAAAAAATATAA
- a CDS encoding sigma 54-interacting transcriptional regulator, which yields MLEYTPIAQFAIGTDHKVKVWNKACEVLTGVSAEEIIGTDHQWKIFYSKKRPVLADLVVEQDYEKFLAIYGTKNPAQSSIVPNAWEATDYFENFNGKSRYIYFMAAPVFDDEGNITGAVTTLQDITLRKMQEDAMKRESKQLQQQYSLLQSSMGERFKFCNIIGKSQKMQEVYDVILRAAASADSVVIHGESGVGKELVARAIHDTSQRKNAPFIPVNCGAISESLLENEFFGHVKGAFTGAYSDKKGFLANVQGGTLFLDEVGELSLNMQVKLLRAIEGGGYSPVGSTEVLYSDFRIVAASNQNLWEEVQKGRLRSDFFYRLYVIPVDIPPLRERKEDLALLADYFFGQMDSSFHFDALPGKDIKALYNYHWPGNVRELQNVLRRYVTFNNLDFMSLPDIDPPVIPLQPPPGVITVSDSVSELPLTDAAAQFEKQLILSTLNKCRWHRENAAEKLGISRRTLYRKMMAHGLVNALS from the coding sequence GTGCTTGAATATACGCCGATTGCCCAGTTTGCCATAGGGACCGACCATAAGGTAAAGGTCTGGAACAAAGCTTGTGAAGTGCTTACCGGCGTTTCCGCCGAGGAAATTATCGGCACAGATCATCAGTGGAAGATTTTTTATTCTAAAAAACGGCCTGTTCTGGCCGATCTTGTTGTTGAGCAGGACTATGAAAAGTTCCTTGCAATATATGGAACAAAGAATCCGGCCCAGTCCAGCATTGTGCCCAATGCCTGGGAAGCAACAGATTATTTTGAAAATTTTAACGGAAAATCAAGATATATCTATTTTATGGCGGCCCCTGTTTTTGATGACGAGGGTAACATCACAGGCGCAGTCACGACCCTTCAGGATATAACGCTTCGTAAAATGCAGGAAGACGCCATGAAGCGTGAATCCAAACAGCTTCAGCAACAATATTCGCTGTTGCAGTCCTCAATGGGTGAGCGCTTCAAGTTCTGCAATATCATCGGCAAAAGTCAAAAAATGCAGGAGGTTTATGACGTAATTTTACGGGCCGCCGCCAGTGCAGACAGTGTGGTTATTCATGGTGAATCAGGCGTAGGAAAAGAGTTGGTTGCAAGGGCCATACATGATACCAGCCAAAGAAAAAACGCGCCGTTTATCCCAGTTAACTGTGGCGCTATTTCTGAATCTCTTCTGGAAAATGAGTTTTTTGGTCATGTAAAAGGTGCCTTTACCGGTGCCTATAGTGACAAAAAGGGCTTTTTGGCCAATGTGCAGGGGGGGACCTTGTTTCTTGATGAAGTTGGAGAGCTTTCTTTGAATATGCAGGTCAAGCTTTTGCGGGCAATAGAAGGCGGAGGGTATTCGCCGGTGGGGAGCACCGAAGTGCTTTATTCCGATTTCAGGATTGTTGCCGCCAGCAACCAGAATTTATGGGAGGAGGTTCAAAAAGGCAGACTCCGCAGCGATTTTTTTTACCGCTTATATGTGATACCGGTAGATATTCCGCCGTTGCGCGAGCGCAAGGAAGATCTTGCCCTTCTTGCAGATTATTTTTTTGGTCAAATGGATTCCTCCTTTCACTTTGATGCCCTGCCTGGGAAAGATATAAAAGCGTTATACAATTACCACTGGCCCGGCAATGTCAGGGAGTTGCAGAATGTTCTGCGCAGGTACGTTACCTTTAACAATCTTGATTTTATGTCACTTCCGGATATTGACCCGCCCGTCATTCCGCTCCAACCCCCCCCGGGTGTTATTACAGTTTCCGATTCAGTCTCAGAGCTTCCCTTGACGGATGCCGCTGCCCAGTTTGAGAAACAGCTTATTCTTTCTACCCTTAATAAATGCAGGTGGCACAGGGAAAATGCTGCTGAAAAGCTGGGTATCTCCCGCCGGACACTATACCGTAAAATGATGGCCCATGGGCTTGTAAACGCCCTTTCATAA
- a CDS encoding DUF294 nucleotidyltransferase-like domain-containing protein: MGFSAARAASFNNGVKLMTLKNKKLKTLIYNNIEEENGEKFTSGIVISTVLGVVSILMFIVSFYAIIIPMFERSVMDRKKEMIHELTNTAWSVLAEHDEAFKAGKITLDGAKVLAAEEVGRMRYGSEQKNYFWITTTDPVMINHPYRPDLNGKNLVDFADKHGNQLFADAADLVNEKGEGIIQYYWKKKADASNEVPKLSYVKAYPAWNWIVGTGIYLDDVRQEIKRLRDKLLRISVLIIGIIVVVLVYVLKQTRIIEGKRRDAVNELRLSNQKYKSLVGASTEGTLMVVERKVVFANSKFISLLDSETESLVGTDFSELFQLSWDEMVSGIKNPNQTHAFETELLKSKAGYQHIVAYVTQVEQSDSTAYIVVIKNITEKNRLRLDTQKLSEDVQLSLQLMNQPVKNLVNENIYCDINMPIGKVIELMKSKRSEVISVKSNEETVGVVTDKDIRNRLMNDSITMDSSIVKIMTSPVISINQGALLYEAVLLFREHNISHLMVTNHNNTINGNISYLKCLEMQNNSLTFLIQEIQKCDVISDMRNIYNKVPVLIQAIFTSTDNISSVSRIITSIADAINKRVIEMAIAEVGQPPCTFAFIAMGSEGRGEQTLKTDQDNAIIFAEPSDDNKQYFLRLSTVINENLHKIGYARCEGDLMAGNPEWCNHVDEWKEIFSTWINNPVGLNVLDGSLFFDMRLVFGDPQLSSRLIDFVYEELKGKNEFFSQLIKTVASSKPAFENQRVDIKKFLIPIVGYLRAKALFYSIKQTNSMMRLNYLMAYDLISESKAQEIEKMYNFLMHLRIKCQVSLILDNDWPSNSISLNNLTAIEQETLRNIIKEVQKLQEELQTIL, translated from the coding sequence TTGGGGTTTTCCGCCGCGCGAGCGGCTTCGTTCAACAATGGGGTTAAGCTAATGACATTGAAAAACAAGAAGCTGAAGACATTGATATACAACAATATAGAAGAAGAAAATGGTGAAAAGTTTACATCAGGTATCGTCATATCAACGGTATTGGGTGTGGTAAGTATCCTCATGTTTATTGTTTCGTTTTACGCAATTATTATTCCAATGTTTGAGCGCAGTGTGATGGATCGAAAAAAGGAAATGATTCATGAGTTGACCAATACGGCCTGGAGTGTTTTGGCCGAACATGATGAGGCATTCAAAGCCGGCAAAATAACACTGGATGGAGCTAAAGTTTTGGCTGCCGAGGAAGTGGGCAGGATGAGGTATGGAAGCGAGCAAAAAAATTATTTCTGGATTACGACCACTGATCCTGTAATGATTAATCATCCATATCGTCCGGACTTAAACGGGAAAAACCTGGTTGATTTTGCAGACAAGCATGGGAATCAGTTATTTGCCGATGCCGCCGATTTAGTAAATGAAAAAGGCGAGGGGATAATTCAATACTATTGGAAAAAGAAAGCTGATGCTTCCAACGAAGTGCCGAAATTATCGTATGTGAAAGCTTATCCTGCGTGGAACTGGATAGTTGGTACCGGTATCTATCTTGATGATGTAAGGCAGGAGATAAAAAGGCTGCGAGATAAGTTGTTAAGAATATCGGTTCTTATTATCGGTATTATTGTTGTCGTTCTTGTTTATGTATTAAAGCAGACCAGAATAATTGAGGGAAAACGCCGAGATGCCGTAAATGAATTAAGGTTATCTAACCAAAAATATAAAAGCCTGGTGGGTGCGTCAACCGAAGGTACTTTGATGGTGGTTGAACGTAAGGTCGTATTTGCTAATAGCAAATTTATCAGTTTGCTCGACAGTGAAACCGAATCGTTAGTTGGAACCGATTTTTCAGAGCTGTTTCAGTTGAGCTGGGATGAAATGGTTTCAGGTATTAAAAATCCCAATCAAACACATGCGTTTGAAACCGAGCTTTTGAAATCCAAAGCTGGTTACCAACATATTGTAGCTTATGTCACACAGGTTGAACAATCGGACAGCACAGCATACATCGTTGTTATAAAAAATATTACCGAAAAAAACAGGCTTCGGCTCGATACCCAGAAATTGTCCGAGGATGTTCAACTTTCGCTTCAGTTAATGAACCAACCGGTTAAGAATCTGGTCAATGAAAATATTTATTGTGATATAAACATGCCGATCGGCAAAGTTATTGAGCTGATGAAGAGTAAGCGCAGCGAGGTCATAAGTGTAAAAAGCAATGAAGAAACCGTGGGTGTCGTAACCGATAAAGATATTCGAAATCGTTTGATGAACGATTCAATTACCATGGACAGTTCGATAGTAAAAATAATGACATCGCCGGTAATCAGTATAAACCAGGGGGCTCTACTGTACGAAGCTGTACTGCTATTCAGAGAGCATAACATTTCACACCTTATGGTTACCAATCATAACAATACCATTAATGGTAACATCAGTTATCTCAAATGTCTTGAAATGCAGAATAATTCACTGACATTCTTAATACAGGAGATACAAAAATGTGATGTTATCAGCGATATGCGCAATATTTATAATAAGGTGCCGGTTCTTATTCAGGCAATATTTACCAGTACGGATAATATCAGCAGTGTATCGCGCATCATTACTTCAATTGCCGATGCCATAAACAAGCGGGTGATAGAAATGGCAATCGCTGAAGTCGGACAGCCGCCTTGCACATTTGCATTCATTGCTATGGGAAGCGAAGGGCGTGGAGAACAAACACTTAAGACCGATCAGGATAATGCCATTATTTTTGCAGAGCCGTCTGATGATAATAAACAATACTTTTTACGCCTTTCGACGGTAATAAATGAAAATCTGCACAAGATAGGCTATGCGCGCTGCGAAGGAGATCTGATGGCAGGTAACCCTGAATGGTGCAATCATGTTGATGAGTGGAAGGAGATATTTTCAACATGGATCAACAACCCTGTTGGGTTAAATGTCCTTGACGGCTCTCTGTTTTTTGACATGCGTTTGGTTTTTGGAGATCCGCAGTTGTCATCCCGACTGATTGATTTTGTATATGAAGAACTCAAAGGGAAAAATGAATTCTTCAGTCAGTTGATTAAAACAGTCGCCTCAAGCAAACCGGCCTTTGAGAATCAACGCGTTGACATTAAAAAGTTTTTGATTCCAATTGTCGGGTATTTAAGAGCCAAAGCATTGTTCTATTCCATAAAACAAACCAATAGTATGATGCGGTTAAACTATTTGATGGCATATGATTTGATTTCAGAAAGCAAGGCCCAGGAGATTGAAAAAATGTATAATTTTCTTATGCATCTTCGCATAAAGTGCCAGGTAAGCCTTATACTTGACAACGACTGGCCGTCCAACTCAATCTCGTTAAACAATCTTACGGCAATAGAGCAGGAGACACTTAGAAATATAATTAAAGAGGTGCAGAAATTACAGGAAGAATTGCAAACTATCCTTTAA
- the satP gene encoding acetate uptake transporter: MRDDTLANPGPLGLMGFGMTTVLLNIHNAGFFEISSMILAMGLFYGGVAQIIAGILEFKKGNTFGVTAFISYGHFWLTLVALILLPKLGWADPTPAKFMACYLLMWGLFTMFMFFGTLKSNKGLQFVFASLTVLFFLLAIKDWTGSHLIGIIAGFEGIICGLSAIYLAMAEVLNEQYNRAVLPVGAP, translated from the coding sequence ATGAGAGACGACACGTTGGCAAATCCGGGACCGCTCGGATTAATGGGATTCGGAATGACGACTGTGCTTTTGAACATCCATAATGCCGGTTTTTTTGAAATCAGTTCCATGATTTTGGCAATGGGCCTTTTTTACGGGGGCGTGGCCCAGATTATCGCCGGTATTCTTGAATTCAAAAAAGGTAATACCTTTGGCGTTACGGCATTCATCTCCTATGGCCATTTTTGGTTGACTTTGGTGGCGCTTATTCTGCTCCCCAAACTCGGCTGGGCAGACCCGACGCCCGCAAAATTCATGGCTTGCTATCTGTTAATGTGGGGGCTCTTTACAATGTTTATGTTTTTTGGGACATTAAAATCAAACAAAGGACTTCAATTTGTCTTTGCATCGCTCACGGTGTTGTTTTTTCTCCTTGCAATTAAAGATTGGACAGGTTCACATCTAATTGGAATAATTGCCGGATTTGAAGGTATCATCTGCGGATTGAGCGCTATTTATCTTGCCATGGCAGAAGTTTTGAACGAACAATATAACAGAGCAGTCCTTCCGGTAGGCGCACCCTAA
- a CDS encoding DUF3360 family protein translates to MVAHNGKTYYEQRKKASEFKTRAEYLDHELTIMKFRRWRVNLPFRDYSIEIEDVVPALAATIGKVVMVTAMVAAFADQYALSPAFIAENVRYEMLIAGAVFVLLFSAFLNPNSNLAGTHGPMIPIIPIVAAAGGHPLALGILIGLFGLILAITKGGSKLMNLTGIGVRGGLLIYLGAVGLIGQIGKLGKWGAAGGVGVVSFAVIGVTVLVYAYLARVKKRWLAIPLCSAIAGIIAFTMGADFSFSTPPGLPHFDPMWWWGTDTGWKMGLPNLGHFIAVIPFSILAVAMWSPDYLGHRVFQELNYPKEAKAVLMDVDDTMMVASIRQAIGSCLGGGNIASSWGTYMIPAAIAKRPIPGGAILTGIFCVVAGILGYPMDLAMWEPVLRVALIVGVFLPLLEAGMQMVSNHKDSQSAGTCIFACAFVNPVFGWAAAMLLDNLGLIGDTERAKTLTWNEKLIIPGAMFIVCVVSLGLVGQLPGIPGIF, encoded by the coding sequence ATGGTAGCGCACAATGGAAAAACGTATTACGAACAACGTAAGAAAGCAAGCGAATTCAAAACTCGAGCTGAGTACCTTGATCATGAACTGACTATTATGAAATTTCGTCGCTGGCGGGTCAACCTACCCTTCCGGGATTACAGCATTGAAATCGAGGACGTTGTGCCGGCCCTTGCCGCCACCATTGGAAAGGTTGTAATGGTAACCGCCATGGTGGCCGCTTTTGCGGACCAGTACGCGCTTTCACCTGCATTTATTGCAGAGAACGTTCGGTATGAGATGTTGATCGCAGGGGCTGTCTTTGTCCTTCTTTTTTCGGCATTCCTGAATCCAAATTCAAATCTTGCGGGCACCCACGGCCCAATGATCCCCATCATCCCGATTGTCGCTGCGGCCGGTGGACACCCCTTGGCTCTGGGCATCTTAATCGGTCTATTCGGCCTGATTCTGGCCATCACAAAGGGCGGTTCCAAGCTGATGAATCTGACCGGGATCGGCGTCAGGGGAGGACTATTGATATATCTGGGTGCTGTTGGACTGATAGGCCAGATCGGCAAACTTGGAAAATGGGGGGCAGCAGGTGGCGTTGGCGTGGTTTCCTTTGCGGTTATCGGCGTAACCGTGCTTGTCTATGCCTACCTGGCGCGTGTCAAGAAGCGCTGGTTGGCCATCCCGCTCTGTTCGGCTATTGCGGGCATCATAGCATTTACAATGGGTGCGGATTTCAGCTTTTCTACCCCGCCTGGACTTCCCCATTTTGATCCCATGTGGTGGTGGGGTACTGATACAGGGTGGAAAATGGGACTTCCGAATCTTGGCCACTTTATCGCCGTTATCCCGTTCTCCATTCTGGCCGTAGCCATGTGGTCACCGGATTACCTTGGACACCGTGTATTCCAGGAACTCAACTATCCGAAAGAAGCCAAGGCCGTCCTTATGGACGTGGACGATACCATGATGGTGGCGTCTATTCGCCAGGCCATCGGTTCTTGTCTTGGCGGTGGCAATATCGCCTCATCCTGGGGAACCTACATGATTCCTGCAGCCATCGCCAAGCGGCCCATTCCCGGCGGTGCGATTCTCACCGGCATTTTCTGCGTGGTGGCCGGTATACTTGGCTATCCGATGGACCTTGCCATGTGGGAACCTGTTCTGCGCGTAGCGCTTATCGTCGGCGTATTTTTACCGCTGCTTGAAGCAGGGATGCAGATGGTCAGCAACCATAAGGATTCCCAAAGCGCCGGAACGTGTATTTTTGCATGCGCCTTTGTAAATCCGGTATTTGGCTGGGCCGCTGCCATGCTCCTGGACAACTTGGGACTTATCGGCGATACCGAGCGGGCCAAAACCCTCACCTGGAATGAAAAACTGATCATCCCGGGGGCCATGTTTATCGTTTGTGTCGTTTCCCTTGGGCTGGTGGGTCAGCTTCCCGGGATACCCGGCATCTTCTAA